A part of Rhodamnia argentea isolate NSW1041297 chromosome 8, ASM2092103v1, whole genome shotgun sequence genomic DNA contains:
- the LOC115748224 gene encoding uncharacterized protein LOC115748224, which produces MEISKVRRRRRRNVSPSFAAGVTTRPLDSSSAAESSMDEATANQHHRRCLSSAKPNPSTVTTATTALIADLLKDCSDAEDALECDPEVWELLSKSFRQVQAVLDRNRALIQQVNENHQSKTADNMVKNVALIQEINQNVSKVVSLYSDLSSNFSSAFHQRETSGADPASNESSPES; this is translated from the coding sequence atggaAATATCAaaagtaagaagaagaagaaggagaaatgtCAGCCCAAGCTTCGCCGCCGGAGTGACGACCAGACCGCTCGattcctcctccgccgccgaaTCGAGCATGGACGAAGCCACCGCCAACCAGCACCACCGCCGCTGCCTGTCCTCCGCCAAGCCCAACCCCTCCACcgtcaccaccgccaccaccgcgCTCATCGCCGACCTGCTGAAGGACTGCTCCGACGCCGAAGACGCCCTCGAGTGCGACCCCGAGGTGTGGGAGTTGCTCAGCAAGAGCTTCAGGCAGGTCCAGGCCGTGCTCGACCGCAACCGCGCGCTGATTCAGCAGGTGAACGAGAATCACCAGTCCAAGACCGCCGACAACATGGTCAAGAATGTGGCTCTGATTCAGGAAATCAACCAGAACGTGTCGAAGGTGGTGTCGCTGTACTCCGATCTCTCTTCGAATTTCTCCTCCGCATTTCACCAGCGAGAGACGAGCGGTGCCGACCCTGCGTCCAACGAAAGCAGTCCCGAATCGTGA